A section of the bacterium genome encodes:
- a CDS encoding DUF2752 domain-containing protein — translation MRLSIRSREFRSMPIGRMALLIGLAGAALCRFTPGLIALLPMCHFRTWTTLPCPSCGATSAAIALSHAHPGDALRLNPLFTLLYLGMAATGLNALAALVWKRALVLDWRPVELRIMLGSAFVLLWLNWIFLLGARFALF, via the coding sequence ATGAGACTTTCAATTCGTTCCAGAGAATTTCGCAGCATGCCGATTGGACGAATGGCGCTGCTGATCGGCCTGGCAGGAGCGGCACTCTGTCGCTTCACGCCGGGGTTGATCGCTTTGCTGCCCATGTGCCATTTTCGCACCTGGACCACCCTGCCGTGCCCATCCTGCGGCGCTACCTCCGCTGCGATTGCGCTCTCCCATGCCCATCCCGGCGATGCCCTGCGACTCAATCCCCTTTTCACCTTGCTCTATCTCGGGATGGCCGCAACCGGCCTCAATGCCCTGGCCGCCCTGGTGTGGAAGCGCGCCCTGGTGCTGGATTGGCGTCCGGTTGAACTGAGGATCATGTTGGGCAGCGCCTTCGTTCTCCTCTGGCTCAACTGGATTTTCCTGCTCGGCGCCCGCTTCGCCCTCTTCTAG
- a CDS encoding TIM barrel protein gives MAWISAKESDVLIGFTVEGFQEWHPAAITTAMRRLGVNFVEYNIRILDALEQVLSQLRTIRTAFHLPIIEEDGWDFSCRDRQKQIDATIALLQQHHHRLGLTQFIAHPPEPCPPAGDPGASLDTLFNNVARLPLPLYFENVAGQSPESLRDFLQLARARLGEHYAGMCYDAAHFQISGLDPVEQFLAFREEIGAVHLSDCVGREDSHLPFNSGGNLPILPLLRAMHRSGYDGSITLEIRPRPDGDLAAYIRSYLLLLQHFAPARYLGARLRFLAAASLIRKS, from the coding sequence ATGGCATGGATTAGCGCGAAAGAGAGTGACGTGCTCATCGGATTTACGGTTGAAGGATTTCAGGAGTGGCATCCCGCGGCGATAACAACCGCGATGCGCCGACTGGGGGTTAATTTTGTCGAGTATAATATCCGTATCCTGGATGCCCTCGAGCAGGTCCTGTCCCAGCTGCGCACCATACGCACCGCCTTTCATTTGCCCATCATCGAGGAAGATGGCTGGGATTTCTCATGCCGCGACCGCCAAAAGCAGATCGACGCGACCATAGCCCTCCTGCAGCAGCATCATCACCGCCTCGGACTGACCCAATTTATCGCTCATCCCCCCGAACCCTGCCCGCCAGCTGGCGATCCCGGTGCCAGTCTTGACACCCTTTTCAACAATGTTGCGCGCTTGCCGCTTCCGCTCTATTTTGAGAATGTGGCCGGCCAGTCCCCCGAGTCGTTGCGCGACTTTCTCCAGCTGGCGCGCGCCCGGCTCGGCGAACACTATGCAGGTATGTGTTATGATGCCGCCCACTTTCAGATCAGCGGTCTGGATCCGGTGGAGCAGTTCCTCGCCTTCCGCGAAGAGATCGGTGCAGTGCACCTGTCGGACTGCGTCGGCCGCGAGGACAGCCATCTTCCCTTCAACAGCGGCGGCAACCTGCCCATTCTGCCGCTGCTGCGCGCTATGCATCGCAGTGGCTACGACGGCAGCATCACGCTCGAGATCCGGCCTCGTCCCGACGGCGATCTGGCCGCCTATATTCGCAGCTATCTGCTTCTTTTGCAGCACTTCGCACCGGCCCGTTACCTCGGCGCGCGCCTACGCTTCCTGGCTGCGGCGTCCCTGATCAGGAAATCATAA
- a CDS encoding trehalase family glycosidase: MSQNFHSLVPELKSRIKQECVRETPQDSDELIGLPYPYIISGRGKSEALYYWDTYFINLGLLRMRMIDYARHNVENLIFLLRKFGHVPASNSRAMLGYSQPPFLPWMVRDIYRATGEKEWLRRMLPDVVHEFKFWTSKPHTTPTGLYRYHPVKDGALIPEDAAMAESGWIGSPRFSDPRRYNAIDLNALLSRNARMIYDLQIEAEGHGDESLLQKAASMKKMMEFCWDDGAGFYYDNNFEEKKLSPVRSLAGFMPLFVEMVDNDRAQRMILHLKDFTAPGGFSLTDQNYGVKRSLWSAPLIQAPYVYTTLKGLCDYDFMEDAADIGTNWLSMVQEQYAKTGELWAWYNASDRSINHPDGLQNSPMLSLTAGVFAEVIDCLGLD, from the coding sequence ATGAGTCAGAATTTTCATTCTTTGGTTCCGGAGCTTAAATCGCGCATCAAACAGGAATGCGTGCGCGAAACGCCTCAGGATAGCGACGAATTGATCGGCCTGCCCTATCCCTATATCATCTCCGGCAGAGGAAAGAGTGAAGCCCTTTATTACTGGGATACCTACTTCATCAACCTGGGACTGCTGCGCATGCGCATGATCGATTACGCGCGGCACAATGTGGAGAACCTCATTTTTCTGCTGCGCAAGTTCGGACATGTGCCCGCTTCCAATTCCCGGGCCATGCTCGGCTACTCCCAGCCTCCTTTCCTGCCCTGGATGGTGCGCGACATCTACCGCGCCACCGGGGAGAAGGAATGGCTGCGGCGGATGCTCCCCGACGTCGTTCACGAGTTCAAGTTCTGGACCAGCAAACCCCATACAACCCCGACCGGCCTCTACCGCTACCATCCGGTCAAGGACGGGGCCCTTATACCGGAAGATGCGGCTATGGCGGAATCCGGCTGGATCGGCTCGCCCCGCTTCAGCGATCCCCGCCGCTACAATGCCATCGACCTCAATGCCTTGCTCAGCCGCAATGCCCGGATGATCTACGATCTTCAGATCGAAGCCGAAGGACACGGCGACGAATCGCTGCTGCAGAAAGCGGCGAGTATGAAAAAGATGATGGAATTCTGTTGGGATGACGGCGCAGGATTCTATTATGACAATAATTTTGAGGAGAAGAAATTGAGTCCGGTCCGGAGTCTGGCCGGATTTATGCCCCTCTTTGTCGAAATGGTCGACAACGACCGCGCCCAGCGCATGATTCTGCATCTCAAGGACTTTACCGCACCCGGCGGCTTTTCCCTGACCGATCAGAACTACGGCGTAAAAAGGTCGCTCTGGAGCGCCCCTCTGATCCAGGCGCCATATGTCTACACCACCCTCAAGGGACTCTGCGACTACGACTTTATGGAGGACGCGGCGGATATCGGCACCAACTGGCTGTCGATGGTCCAGGAACAGTACGCCAAAACCGGTGAACTGTGGGCCTGGTACAATGCATCGGACCGTAGCATCAACCATCCCGATGGTCTCCAGAACAGCCCTATGCTCAGCCTGACCGCCGGGGTTTTCGCAGAGGTCATCGATTGTCTGGGACTGGATTGA
- the selB gene encoding selenocysteine-specific translation elongation factor, whose protein sequence is MPIIIGTAGHIDHGKSALVKALTGTDPDRLAEEQERGMTIDLGFAFLNPEIAFIDVPGHEKFIKNMVAGASTIDLAILVIAADDGVMPQTREHLDILSLLGVQRGFIVLTKIDLVDADLRQLVREEVQETVQGSFLEGAPLFEVSTVTGEGLPALREALIAAAGHMPVQRSRGSFWLPVDRSFVIKGFGTVVTGTLLSGTAATGDLLELLPAGRPVKIRGLQQQNQSVERVTSGYRTAINLQNVSREEVKRGDVLATPGHFTASRLMDARLRLLKSARKEMSQRTRVRLHMGAREIMARVRLLDVESLAPGDTALVQFMLEEPAVARRREPFVIRHYSPAYTIGGGIILEAEAQPHRRFDRSALDHIRALEHPDPFETVSAALLADPFLPQSAAALAARSGVESETLNRLLDEGVTRGDLLTSGSGSKILYWHRQGFELLLEKILAVLEVFHQREPLRPGMGKAELRTQLGGSIAPRLLDDALAALVAQGYVAEQSQWVRLEGHTVRLEGADEALAGRIQALIAAQPFAPPGEEEIARTLAVSDTQVHRLLGALQGMGRIVRLEGDLYFTITALADAESRLLDFAQQREEISVGEFRELLGTSRKYAVPLLNWFDQQGRTERLGDNRLIHR, encoded by the coding sequence ATGCCCATCATCATTGGTACCGCCGGCCACATCGATCATGGTAAATCCGCGCTTGTCAAAGCCCTGACCGGCACCGACCCCGACCGTCTTGCTGAGGAACAGGAACGCGGTATGACCATCGATCTCGGCTTCGCGTTCCTCAACCCGGAGATCGCATTCATCGACGTCCCCGGCCATGAAAAGTTCATCAAAAACATGGTGGCCGGAGCCAGCACCATCGATCTCGCCATTCTGGTAATCGCCGCGGACGATGGCGTCATGCCGCAAACCCGCGAACATCTCGATATCCTCTCCCTGTTAGGTGTGCAGCGTGGATTCATCGTCCTCACCAAAATCGACCTCGTGGACGCTGATCTGCGCCAACTGGTTCGGGAGGAGGTGCAGGAGACGGTCCAGGGATCCTTCCTGGAGGGCGCCCCGCTCTTTGAGGTTTCCACCGTCACCGGCGAGGGGCTGCCGGCCCTCCGTGAGGCCCTCATCGCCGCCGCTGGACACATGCCGGTGCAGCGGTCGCGCGGCAGCTTCTGGCTGCCCGTGGACCGTTCTTTTGTCATCAAGGGATTCGGCACAGTGGTCACCGGCACCCTGCTCTCGGGCACCGCCGCGACCGGGGATCTTCTTGAGCTTCTCCCCGCCGGACGCCCCGTAAAGATACGCGGCCTGCAGCAGCAGAACCAGAGCGTCGAACGGGTTACCAGCGGCTACCGTACCGCCATCAACCTCCAGAATGTCAGCCGGGAGGAGGTGAAGCGCGGCGATGTCCTGGCCACCCCGGGGCACTTCACTGCTTCGCGTCTCATGGATGCCCGCCTTCGCCTCCTTAAAAGTGCGCGCAAGGAAATGAGCCAGCGCACGCGGGTGCGGCTTCATATGGGCGCCCGTGAGATCATGGCCCGGGTCAGGCTGCTCGATGTCGAGTCGCTGGCGCCAGGCGACACCGCTCTGGTCCAGTTCATGCTCGAAGAACCGGCCGTCGCACGACGGCGCGAGCCCTTCGTCATCCGCCATTACTCTCCCGCTTACACCATCGGCGGCGGGATCATTCTCGAGGCCGAGGCACAGCCGCACCGTCGTTTCGATCGCAGCGCACTCGATCACATCCGCGCCCTTGAACATCCCGACCCCTTCGAAACAGTCTCCGCCGCCCTCCTGGCCGACCCCTTTCTCCCGCAAAGCGCCGCCGCTCTGGCCGCCCGCAGCGGAGTCGAGAGCGAGACCCTGAACCGCCTCCTGGACGAGGGGGTAACCCGTGGCGACCTGCTCACCAGCGGATCCGGCAGCAAGATACTCTATTGGCATCGGCAGGGGTTCGAACTGCTGCTGGAAAAGATCCTTGCGGTTCTCGAAGTCTTTCATCAACGCGAGCCTCTCCGGCCGGGGATGGGCAAGGCCGAACTGCGCACCCAGCTCGGCGGCAGCATCGCTCCCCGGCTCCTTGATGACGCCCTTGCAGCACTGGTTGCGCAAGGCTATGTGGCCGAGCAGTCGCAATGGGTCCGGCTGGAGGGGCATACCGTCCGCCTGGAGGGTGCCGATGAAGCGCTGGCAGGCCGCATCCAGGCGCTGATCGCAGCCCAGCCCTTCGCCCCGCCCGGAGAGGAGGAGATCGCCCGTACGCTGGCCGTCTCGGACACCCAGGTCCACCGCCTCCTCGGGGCGCTCCAGGGCATGGGTCGGATTGTACGCCTGGAGGGGGATCTCTACTTCACCATCACGGCTCTGGCGGACGCGGAGAGCAGACTGCTCGATTTCGCACAGCAGCGGGAGGAGATTTCGGTGGGTGAATTCCGCGAACTGCTGGGGACCTCGCGTAAATATGCGGTTCCCCTGCTCAACTGGTTCGACCAACAGGGCCGCACCGAACGCCTCGGCGATAACCGCCTTATCCACCGCTGA
- a CDS encoding ATP citrate lyase citrate-binding domain-containing protein: MQISGLKYGAQLLELVEFPYAPFLTADATKEEIQTLLDQHKKLVIKPFFSGGVGKKGKAGLVRIADNLQDALQAKKELYFATHLYGAKTVQASGVTYEAFIPSEIEVYFSITASTIHRKPIFTISPWGGIDIEALPPEKKKVTWIDPFIGLKSFDITNALVDTGCPEPYISPLVQNLPKLWGLYDNYGLTTLEINPIRMTYQDNRLVPMACDLKAAFDQDNPAWKRLGLPSTIFQSDITPFEAEINQLRTYQGQSDVLELNPAGTIIPFMYGGGANSAATETLGASAIFASDFGGNPPYEKMYEIARIVFKHWLKKANVLLIIGGKANNTDIYVTFKGIFDALRDHVALHGRHPIYTVVGRGGPNLIKGMFYGKDILDTLKLPYKMFGYDTSMIQVLEYAKRIDQWWAESGRKEYEKKKV; encoded by the coding sequence ATGCAAATATCCGGACTCAAGTATGGAGCGCAGTTACTGGAGCTGGTCGAGTTCCCCTATGCGCCCTTCCTTACGGCCGACGCGACCAAGGAAGAGATTCAGACTCTCCTCGACCAGCATAAAAAGCTCGTCATCAAACCCTTCTTTAGCGGCGGGGTTGGCAAAAAGGGCAAAGCCGGCCTGGTGCGCATCGCCGACAATCTTCAGGATGCCCTGCAGGCGAAAAAGGAACTTTATTTCGCCACCCACCTGTACGGCGCTAAAACCGTTCAAGCCAGTGGTGTCACCTACGAAGCCTTCATCCCTTCCGAAATCGAGGTTTATTTCAGCATTACGGCCTCCACGATTCATCGCAAGCCCATCTTCACCATCAGCCCCTGGGGCGGCATCGACATCGAAGCCCTGCCGCCGGAGAAGAAAAAAGTCACCTGGATCGATCCCTTCATCGGCCTCAAATCCTTCGATATCACCAATGCCCTGGTCGACACGGGATGCCCTGAGCCCTACATCTCGCCTCTGGTCCAGAACCTCCCCAAGCTATGGGGGCTCTACGATAACTATGGCCTGACCACCCTGGAGATCAACCCGATCCGCATGACGTATCAGGACAATCGGCTGGTGCCGATGGCGTGCGACCTCAAGGCGGCCTTCGACCAGGATAATCCCGCCTGGAAACGCCTCGGTCTACCCAGCACCATCTTCCAGTCCGATATTACCCCCTTCGAGGCGGAGATCAATCAACTGCGCACCTATCAGGGGCAGAGTGACGTGCTCGAACTCAATCCCGCCGGCACGATCATCCCCTTCATGTATGGCGGCGGTGCCAATTCGGCGGCCACCGAAACCCTGGGAGCCTCGGCCATTTTCGCCTCCGATTTCGGCGGCAATCCGCCTTATGAAAAGATGTACGAGATCGCCCGCATCGTCTTCAAACACTGGCTCAAAAAGGCCAATGTGCTGCTCATCATCGGCGGCAAAGCCAACAACACCGATATTTACGTCACCTTCAAGGGCATCTTCGACGCCCTGCGCGACCATGTCGCTCTGCACGGCCGCCATCCCATCTATACGGTCGTCGGGCGCGGCGGCCCCAACTTGATCAAGGGGATGTTCTACGGCAAGGATATTCTCGACACCCTCAAACTCCCCTACAAGATGTTCGGCTACGACACCTCGATGATCCAGGTGCTCGAATACGCCAAGCGCATCGATCAATGGTGGGCCGAATCAGGCCGCAAAGAATACGAAAAGAAGAAGGTGTAA